CTTCATTTTCtaccttctttgagacagagtctcttggcATTCAACACTGTGAATAACAGTTTCGCTGTCCAGGAGCTTCTGGGGACTGCCTTTCCACACTGTAGAGACATTGGAATTACTGATGTATCACACTGTGACTGACTTTTTCTAAGACTTCAGCTTTGAATGGCAAGTGTTTgcccactgagccttcttcccCATTCATGCCATTTAATTCTTTATGCTGCAGAAATAAGGATCCACATAACCTGCAAAAACATTTTttgatataagaaaaaaatccacacatacatacaggcttACAAacaattagaaatttaaaaatgaatgctaCTATCAAATGTCACCTAGACCTTGTGCAGAAGACAGAATCATTCCTGCAACTTGTGGATGAGTGTCTGAGCGTCTGAAATTTTCTGTCTACATGGCTTACACATCTCATAATTAACAAATCCctcatacaatatatacatgtgtacttGAGTTCCAAACACAATATTACAAAGCTACGtaaaatacatgcattttcaatatatacatataaggaCCTGcacccctttcggcagccataacagccgaacatgtgcttgccataaacttgccttggtcacttagaggtcagatgcctgtctcgtgacaaggaacccatcagaagttagtcactagaaagtcagatgcctgcctcatgacaagaaacccatcagaagttagctggtggcattatgctttatgactctgagtgtgctttacggacaagcacacagcaatgatgcacaaagcatagcaaccaccctgggagggcctatggaccataacaaccagttgaccaatcaacacagggcaagccctccaagcctgtaggcacaccaatcgtgagcctgtgcgtacccctagacattccccttacactgtcctataagatctctttgGAGGCCCTAGgggccgtcttttctagccatccgccatggcgggtgggtgaaagacctgagctaacatggggttagcttgttaaattacaataaagcctcgtgcagtttgcagcaagctcttgaatctgcctggtgattggggtgaccagatacttgagttttcggaatctaacatttgggggctcatctgCGATTTGCAACCAcccttcacctgagtggattcaatcttggaggtaagatgattcaaGCTctcaacttatatgttcaatgttatatgtttgcttgtttttgttggtttgttgccacttgaatttgctgttttgttgataTGAGCCTGCGCAGGACTCGTGATTTGTATAATTCGGACCTCAGGGGGAAATAGGCGTATTTCCAGACCCTGAAGTCCCACCCTGGGCAAAAGTCTGAGGGTTGTTTGAATCgaaccatagggaaagcagaaaTGCCCAAAAATAGATgtatttctggaacccttggttccacccaggatgaaagtccaagggttgtttgtaattttggttttggaCACCATTTCTTTGCTGAGGTTTGTGCTGTCTAATGTCTGTCCacatttcatatttgtgttttatgtttgttaagcatctctttctgtccctattGCCCATGTACATGGCATGCATGgatcaggggtcttttcttgatgctctgagcatgtggcgccacctcaactgtgattggCAGATGCACCTGGAGGATAGACTGCTGcgctgaggacacccaggaggtacgaacGGAGGCCAAGGACTTGAATCCTCCTCAGCGGTGATTTAGCCACTAGGTTCTGCCGCCTGTCTTCCCAgcaccattgccttataagcggtGTGGGcggattgggttggcgtctgttctttcctgtctattctgtgttatcatcgTTGGTTTTCGATTCAGGATCCACCATGCCACtccctttctatccccacctgcggGGTGGGGGTGCAGTGGGCAGAATTGGTTAACAATCACATGCAGGTCCTGTGCAAATGATTTTCAGGCAATCTCACGGCGCCCTGAAGACAACCTTTTGGGGTAGAATGACCTCCCCCTCTCTACAGGACTGGCCCTCTGAGTGGACCAGCAACCTGTCCACCAGTGAATCACAAAGCTACAAACACAAGAACCCAGGCCTCACTCACCTTGTACTCTCTGAACCTGTTGACAATGGGCTCATGGAGGAGGAATTTAATGTCTTTGATAAGGTAAAATGTTCGGGCCGCCGTGGAACCCTTGCTCACTTTCTTCTTATGCTTGGGCTCCTGAAGTTGTTGACAATGGGCTCATGGAGGAGGAATTTAATGTCCTTGATAAGGTAAAATGTTCGGGCCGCCGTGGAACCCTTGTTCACTTTCTTCTTATGCTTGGGCTCATGGGGATAAATTCCTTTCAGAATGCACAGCCGCCTGGAAGATAAGCCACCTATTAAATCAGCAGAGGGGCAAAGCACTGGCCACAGTGGGCCTAGAAAGCAAGAGTGACCAGGAATCATGGGAGCCTGTACTTAGACACTGCAAGCGAGTGAGTCTGGTGGTCACAAGTTCCTAAACACCCAGTGCAAGCAGACTGTCACAAGCACTTCAGTGGAAGCAGACAGGGCACTGACAAAGGCTGGCAGACACCTAAACCAGGAAATTCAGACATACAGAAGGCATAGGGCTGAGCATTCTGGGAGACAGCCAAGAATGGCGATGAACACTTGTTCTCCTGGCACCcagggggctgaggcaagaggaaccTAAGTCTGAGGCTAATCTGCACTATGGGAGTTTGTTgatctcaaacaaacaagtagaCAAAAATAAGCaaggggacacagctcagtggcagagtgcttgagtagcatgtgtgaggcccttggTTCAGTGTCCAGCCCTgcagaaaacaaccaaaagaatTCTCctcaatgggctggagagatggctcagaggttaagagcaatggctgttcttccagaggttctgagttcaattcccagcaaccacatggtggctcacaaccatccgttatgatatctggtgtgcagatatacatggaagcagaatgttgtatacataataaataaagaaaatcttaaaaaaattctcctcaaaacaacaaaagcctgtaaccaccacaccccacacacaaatgaacacacatagAGAGGGAAGGTCGCAGAGGTCAGCATTAGCCAGATAGAAGGACCTACAGAATACAGAGACATCTGGACTTGATTCTACAAGGAGAGCCCCCAGCTGTAGGACTCAGGAATCCTTCCGTCAGAAGGGACGTGATAAAGGGCACACATCCAGGCATCCACCAGTTCTCAGACCACACCTGGCAAAGCACAGCTCACTAGCAAcgaggtgaggaagaggaggaatattACAGGATGGCTAGGATGCTCAAGAAAGGCTGTGTTTCCACAGTGCATTTATCTCATTACCCAGGCAACCAGAAAACCCCTATTCTGTTCTTCTCCAACCTCACCTGAAATCAGGCAGGCTCAGCTGCAGCTTCTTCCTGGCTTTGTTTCGGGTGATATAATTGGTGGCAGAGCCTCGTTCATACTTAAAACAAACAATTCTCTGTTAGTGATGACCGCAGGAAGTGACACCCTACTCTGGGAAAAATGAATTCTAGAGACAGCTAACAGTGTAGGTGTCAGAGATATATTTCTAGGATGGGGATGCCATAGGGAGTGAAATGACCTGCCCAAAGGAGCTCTGCACTGTCTTGTGTACATGCATCCACATGATGCTGGGGTCTTGAAGTGATTCCACAATTTATTTCACTAAATCTCCACAAGCATGTGGCATAAGTGCCATCAGAATGCCCATTTTTCAGAAAAGAATCAagcttggtgctggagagatgactcagtggttaagagcactgcttgttcttccaaaggtccaaaggtcccgagttcaattcccagcaaaccacatggtggctcacaaccatctgtaatgagatctggtgccctcctctggcctgcaggcaacatgcagacagaacacatacacataataaatcataataaataaataaatctaaaaaaaaaaaaagagccagccACGGTGATaaacacctataattccagtactccgGAAGTAAAAAACAGGAGTAACattagtttcaggccagcctgtggtacagtgagaccctatctcaccaCTAACTCCAATGCTGAAAAATAAatgcttcccattttcctgtgtcaCATGTATCTCTTTTtactgtgtgctgccattttaGACATTAAACCTGGTTCACATGGTGACCTAATTGTTTAGATTACAGGGTGTGTGTTGAACAGTACAACGCTTTACCGAATACCTTACAATGCATAAGACAAGCCCTTACCACAACAAATAATTTGGCCTCAAATGTCAAAATGGTTCTGGAACCCAATGTGAAGAGTATAATAGCTTGCTGAGACATCTCTACCTGTAACTCAAGGGCAggtttcccattttattttgaggcaaggtctcactactTAGgactggctggcctagaacttctatgtagaccaggctcaaactcatggagatctatctgcctcccGAGTCAGGTTTTCCTTTTTGTAGTTTGTAGCTCCCACTTACTGAATGTTTAAGAGTGTGTTAGGTTAAAAACAAATTGGGATCCTTCTTCTTCAGGGTCTAGACTGGGAAATGGAtagaacttaaaaaacaaacatactaagtgaggtaaaccagaccaGAAAGAGGGGAATATCAGGCAATCAGTGATCAGGTAAAGGTAAATGGGACAAATGGGGAGGAGGTCCTAATTAGGGAGAGGGGAGACAGATACAGGAGTGAGGAGGGTAAAATAatagtaaggatgtctgaaaaattAATAAGGGATCATACTATTAATTATATATGAACAAAGAAACCAATAATACAGATTACGcctgtgtataaatatacatatatcattGAAATGAACTTCTCTCATCTGAACTCACATCCCTAATGCAATGCTCCCTCCAAGAGTCAAAAACcacctaacaaaaaccccaaccccaatggctggagagatggctcagaggttaagagcaccaactgctcttccagaggtcctgagttcaattcccagcaaccacatggtggctcacaatcatgaatgagatctggtgcgctCTGCTAGCCTGcagggcacatgcaggcagaggactatacaaaataaataaaaaccccaacCCCAGGCATGAGAAGCCATTTTGCTAAACTTAAAAACGGATACTTAAAcggccatcttgactaaaggtgaccgcatggaaattcgaggtaccatcttagaaacaagtttttcagttaagatttaaaatgttaatgcttctatatattttacagaaagacattaagggaatttaaatttctttttgaaaccagtttttttaaatgtttgtttttattaatgtttgtacttaaagagcttcaatttagaattatttttaagcaaagcctgacaatgtaaagttcttgttttataaaagatgctaatctattataatatgttacagtttgtgttttcagaagttaagtttagggtgttagtagcacacacctttaagctcaggtgatggcacacgcctttaatcccagcacttcagaggcagaagcagatggatttttatgagttcaaggcctgccttgtcacagatcgaattccaggacaggctccaaagccacagaaaaactctaTCTCATttgagcaagcagctaaaatatgtacatgtagctactgtttaaggactataaggtaaccCTATGCAGTCTTaagttcagctgtgctaagtttcaaatatttcactaagttaaaaccagttacagtcaggctggaaattaattacagaaataagaccttacctagccacctgtatgcttcttgtgtgtgtaaggcaagtaactaaaacagacaaacagacctctaatgtttcagagatcttcagaatatggcatttaaattgttatctttaaactTTATAATGTCAGACAGAGTGCAAGATCCTGagagtgacccaaagtctccaaagaagattatgaggcaccccagttcctgcacctggaccagtgagcgagatgctcagatgtgatacctgccgccTGCCAGGACCTAGCCGAGACTGTACAAAGCTgcaggacactggaaaattgattgcaccccctttgcctagacaaaacaagattagtcttttccatgtccctcttccacagagaggaaaaaaaccctctcaccttataggcctggcaaagattgctgttctttgagacagctgcctctaacagtaatggagaaacttgggggtgcctaactgtatatggactggcttctaactggttTCTGTCAATTCCTAGTAGATTCGGAtagaatatacccttctcagatctctgaaatattactggttgtcagcttgacagcatcattcagtcagatccactatagactagtcagtatgttagctgataaagtaatgactatctactgttcaggcataagctcaaggtttttaagtttattttggttgtcatctaagtacaaacttaaagggcttttcattaggccaaaggcacctctgtctaACCCATACCTGGCtatctggacagaagaaaaatatacatgcttatagcccaaatctgtagtttttgctaggactcaaagttataaatatgttcctgctgtttaaacagatatccagatacctgctttttcttctctgtgggcttcagtaaatacgTTTTAACCTCTGTttctagtttaaacatgtcttaaacaggtttctgcttctggcagacatctgagtatcagttgctgactacaggcttcTCTAAGTAGACTGAGAGAcatggacttgctgtggatgtgaaccagtccagctgatgtggacaaccCCTGTCTCTGCAAGAGTCTACGaaaagcccctgatggattccccattgccttaATTCcgttttttgcttttgactagcatttcaaccttctggggtccctaacttcaccCTAAATtcaacaggaagtagtttggGAAAGAATTTGCCACCCATTTTctctggttaaaatgctaagtcaggagggactcccttgcatggggatgccaatatctctcactccctgatgggggcactagagagacagcaattccatgattggaatttccaaaaaagaaaatggggaaatgaagggacctgctccccttttggcagccataacagccgaacatgtgcttgccataaacttgccttggtcacttagaggtcagatgcctgtatcgtgacaaggaacccatcagaagttagctggtggcactatgctttatgactctgggtgtgctttacagacaagtgcacagcaatgacgtagagagcatagcaaccaccctgggagggcctatggaccataacaaccagttgaccaatcaacacagggcaagccctccaagcctggaggcacaccaatcgtaagcctgtgcgtacccctagacattccccttacactgtcctataagatctctttgGAGGCCCTAGgggccgtcttttctagccatctgccatggcgggtgggtgaaagaacggagctaacatggggttagcttgttaaattacaataaagcctcgtgcagtttgcagcaagctctcgaatccgcctggtgattggggtgaccacagtcgtggcctgggaccccggatacttgagttttcgggggtcttcatatatatatatatatatatatatatatatagagagagagagagagagagagatgacatcTCTTAGACACACAGAACACTTCAGAGAGCCTAAAATTTGTTCATCACTCTGGCTCATAATATGTCCCACTTTTCTCCCAATAAAACCAAATACCTCTATCCAGAATAGTATTTACTGTGTTAAATGAGACTTAGTGGAGTGTCTTATACcaatctgtggtgatatcttgcttgtacaaataaagcctgtctgaaggtcagagaatggtgtttgccactagctaaccatagaggtctgtaggtctgtacagacagacaggaagtgagatagcagggcagaaacaggatgtaaacagggagaaacaggaagtagctCTCTTGTCTGCAGAGACAcaaaggaggtaaggtgtggtggcAACTTGATCTTTCTTCTCTAGGATCTCTCAGCAAACAGGAAGGACATAGCCAGCCAATCTGATTTGGATTATACTATAAAAATTTTCTACAATTTAGAGTTCTATGAACACCAGTAGTTTCTTTGAAGCCACAAAACAAAAGGGACCAAAGACCCAGTGGCAGATTGGAGTTGAATCCCTTGTATCTCCATGTAAAGGGACAAGTATAAATACACATAGAGAAGCTGAGAAGTCTGTGAGCTGGTAACCACAGGCCACCTCAGAAGTAAAACGCCCTGGGTCAGATGAATTCCCTATGAGAGCTCGATACAACCTCCTGTTTTTGTCCTATACTCTACTGGCCTTCTTAAAATATCTTACTTACCACAACCCAATCTTCTCTAGAAATATCCTTAATAATATACCAGGACTTGACCAAGACATTTCTGAAGCTGGTTAAGTAGGCAACCAAAGTTAATAATTACACACACGTTTCCTATTAATTTCTCTTTCTAaattccatttcttcattttaatctCCATTAAAATAAGGCTATGAGAAAAGATTGCCCCTGAATAGTGACTATAGGCTTCACATCAGGGTTTCTCATTTACATTCAGTTGGTTATATGTTAATGACAAGTGTCTCCTCTCCATTCTTCTGAAATGAACAGTTGTCTTCCCATGTTCTCTGTGAGGCACTCTGGTAGGGATGTATGGTTGATGCTCCAGTATCTAAATCACAAGGAGATTACCCAGTCCAGAATTTGGGGCATGCAGAGTTTGATTGATTGATGaatcaatagaaaacaaaatgggtATGACTAGCTAAACAATTATGCTGATGGATGAAAGGAGGGAAACTAAAACTAATTAGTACATGCATTATCGTTGCCTTTTCTGCAGTAATTCTCCCTGTTCTGTTTACCCTCACCCCCTGTGGAATGTTGTGCTTGAGATCATAAATCTGtaccctctctgcctcccatgtgagCTCTTTCCTGTCTTATGTCCTGTGGTACCTCCTGTGTCTACTTGGGGTTTGAATTCTTAAAAGATCATGTAAACAGTCTCCTGTAGCCTTCTGCCTG
This DNA window, taken from Cricetulus griseus strain 17A/GY chromosome 2, alternate assembly CriGri-PICRH-1.0, whole genome shotgun sequence, encodes the following:
- the LOC118238182 gene encoding pescadillo homolog, encoding MCSADDPKSVKTVEKGIDEKQSSQLGFVAKISIGAGLAASIPLTSPYFMCLVHGFPLGLLQVVEYERGSATNYITRNKARKKLQLSLPDFRRLCILKGIYPHEPKHKKKVNKGSTAARTFYLIKDIKFLLHEPIVNRFREYKVSEAWVLVFVAL